A section of the Salvelinus fontinalis isolate EN_2023a unplaced genomic scaffold, ASM2944872v1 scaffold_0605, whole genome shotgun sequence genome encodes:
- the LOC129846619 gene encoding uncharacterized protein LOC129846619, whose amino-acid sequence MIGHITSSVLEEVNSILIPALVDLIRLRASESDAESMLSISKDTNEDSTQGSVSCTSLLSKVNVICLTQSPDSRSSPISIEEPVKTCCSSSSLSSEERAHSSSSQISTKNLLATWPRSTRPQSAKPPPAKPPPATPPSDKPSPAKPPSAKPPSAKLPSAKPQSAKPPRAKPSPAKLRSAISQSAKPPPAKLQSAKPQSAKPPPAKLQSAKPPTATDYSGTLSAVVGRGHVIPVKLTLAPFSSLLSSEETNTNLPSSSLPSSCSIKLLDRRSDIPCSLAVSSISTVPGPDSSRSPMRENQYATEVSSICLSQDRNGQGGSVTPPAPLDVSLPSIIERAGGLVCSVISQSLAIVEARSSVIGEKGSPSPTTVSHSPTRVFVSHLRSSPLGEDLVDSTLADVISVLKMEGIFSSSLTLDEELLDLSSSCSSSSSETLQCVSVGPLGSGSETSFKLLGGRTLSIATPTAHVITENLEVYSDEIIDEILIIMRTKKDDDSGSDVSGASTPCNTPAPQSRSSSALRGVLPHDRRILSTTLLGIQNTLDSENLSGECSISPQDNARVLEMIKLLQRRLDGTPSESSIHITDVASPLGFPLPVSLHAVQSCVFATDKDLKAERVKGVFESLRSQFMSYSIKPVSNIITRATTKMAASKQVSLETLQAASAKSSAVAQNLISSVLFQVAKVSCSDDLEGLGDHLRCPSTLTRVLTPLTSEKATLTPAVLKIRREMCKEVATELQSFLIKESLTGTQTPSNGHACTSGSAPREAVRDILRKTKEEASNKSLNNIFSVNLDERLTDSIADALYPKLHDALESKRELQASYYSSQISCSLSPFEVESSLELQEFTDPLSESVLCLLDRTFGDKAQNLKTGGGVLQYVTDPAYKKLLIGPHTNNVNVVVHTIAVEELPVEGCIAQSEAIHGLHKKQDLPSSTSDRGNETPSPTNCLLEGVVGKLIRKMLFQGLDIPELPMNDSRSESFKPQYELIAKLCPLMVRTIMATTIANQQPTIQEAVMSSENIHVKELCEAGIKPLKENHVPDDSETNIMVRRALSEIESCMIETSANDSPSLHSTPEVVVDLITKLLHGYELHSEDFASPVPSPTTTLSDVAMDMVVSVLRDLSDSPDVTSALEMTKDLKTPYSRPSSARIVSALCRELEEHMGSPDALRRALRRGSGEMTTAIASAVTREVNRLGSIVPKVSVRPLSSDICLRTDQDKVTVKSRCGSAEVKTSQPVYIIVHVEAVMDIIVRLRALIVPRTQDKLASWTLVEDVTNKLSSALWVRVTNRWREANVCLKATDIFQLVLSVHRKLMQRYGTEEALQKILCHKAPKLHKDIVCLVTNGIMDAPSKLQGTKNLESTLNLKELTALFNEMTTRQSLNKKAEQSSIKTEIEQPEWSTVDQVTSGSSSFIRELILEEVLMKLVKKICRMPKRTNKHQRIQISDLVTELIRLFDDEVAKYLIEEMGSQQKSFNSKMTSKLADAIYTDLGKVKRLKRSLKIDDLFEDQEMLSFVSDIVSHKLLAILKPSVPNPYDHETSDLEDSCRDDVEDAESEGVHYATGRKSKMSIVLKDTTDQPEMYIAVDSPPMIKLSKMRKGIRGFFWGVQKAWKRLVTCKSSGSSDG is encoded by the exons ATGATTGGGCACATAACTAGCTCAGTATTGGAGGAGGTAAATAGCATCCTGATCCCTGCCTTGGTTGACCTTATAAGGCTGAGAGCTTCAGAAAGTGATGCAGAGAGTATGCTCTCCATCAGCAAAGACACCAACGAAGATTCAACCCAGGGCTCTGTCAGCTGTACCTCCCTACTCTCCAAAGTCAATGTGATCTGTCTCACTCAGAgtcctgacagtaggtcctccccAATCTCCATTGAAGAACCAGTCAAGACTTGTTGTAGCAGCAGTTCTCTGTCCAGTGAGGAACGAGCACactcttcctccagtcagatcTCTACTAAGAACCTCCTGGCTACTTGGCCACGTTCTACCAGGCCCCAATCTGCCAAACcgccacctgctaaaccaccacctgctacaccaccatctgataaaccgtcacctgctaaaccaccatctgctaaaccaccatctgctaaactACCGTCTGCTAAAccacaatctgctaaaccaccacgtGCTAAACCATCACCTGCTAAATTAAGATCTGCTATATcacaatctgctaaaccaccacctgctaaactacaatctgctaaaccacaatctgctaaaccaccacctgctaaattacaatctgctaaaccacctaCTGCCACTGACTACTCTGGAACCTTATCTGCTGTGGTAGGTCGTGGGCATGTCATCCCTGTCAAACTGACCTTGGCCCCTTTCTCCTCCTTACTCTCCAGCGAAGAGACCAACACCAACCTCCCCTCCAGCAGTCTCCCCTCCTCGTGCTCCATCAAGCTTTTAGACAGAAGGAGTGACATTCCTTGCTCCCTGGCTGTGAGCTCTATTTCAACTGTTCCTGGACCTGACTCTAGCAGGAGCCCTATGCGGGAGAATCAATATGCTACTGAGGTCTCGTCGATCTGCCTCAGCCAAGATAGAAATGGCCAAGGAGGGAGTGTGACACCTCCAGCCCCTTTGGATGTTTCCCTCCCCTCCATTATTGAGCGGGCTGGCGGACTTGTATGTTCCGTCATCTCCCAGTCTTTAGCAATTGTGGAGGCGCGGTCAAGTGTGATTGGTGAGAAGGGCTCTCCATCTCCCACCACAGTCTCCCATTCTCCTACAAGGGTGTTTGTCAGCCACTTAAGGAGTAGCCCATTAGGTGAGGACCTTGTAGATTCAACACTTGCGGATGTTATCTCTGTCCTGAAAATGGAGGGAATTTTTTCCTCCTCTCTGACTTTGGACGAGGAGCTGCTTGATCTCTCCTCCAGTTGTTCTTCATCATCCAGCGAAACACTGCAATGTGTGTCTGTTGGCCCTCTTGGCAGTGGGTCGGAGACGTCCTTCAAACTTCTTGGGGGTCGTACTCTGAGTATTGCCACCCCAACGGCCCATGTTATCACAGAGAACTTAGAAGTCTACAGTGATGAGATCATTGACGAAATCCTTATTATAATGAGGACCAAAAAAGATGATGACAGTGGAAGTGACGTCTCTGGTGCATCAACACCATGCAACACACCAGCACCACAGAGTCGGTCCTCTTCTGCACTGAGGGGAGTGCTTCCCCATGACAGGAGGATACTCAGCACAACACTGCTTGGAATCCAGAACACACTAGACAGTGAGAACCTCTCAGGAGAGTGCTCCATCTCACCACAGGACAATGCCAGAGTCCTGGAGATGATAAAGTTGCTGCAGAGGCGCCTTGATGGGACACCCTCAGAGTCCTCCATCCATATCACAGATGTGGCTTCACCCTTGGGCTttcctctccctgtatctctccatgCTGTTCAGTCGTGTGTATTTGCCACTGACAAAGACCTGAAGGCAGAAAGAGTGAAGGGAGTCTTTGAAAGCCTGAGATCCCAGTTTATGAGCTACTCCATCAAGCCTGTGAGTAACATCATTACCAGGGCAACAACAAAGATGGCTGCCTCCAAGCAGGTTAGTTTAGAGACACTCCAGGCAGCATCAGCAAAATCATCTGCTGTGGCTCAGAACCTTATTAGTTCGGTTTTATTTCAAGTTGCCAAGGTGTCCTGCTCTGATGACTTAGAGGGTCTGGGTGATCATCTCAGATGCCCCTCAACTTTGACCAGAGTTCTGACACCTTTGACCTCAGAGAAAGCTACACTGACACCTGCTGTTCTGAAGATCAGAAGGGAGATGTGTAAGGAAGTGGCCACTGAACTCCAGAGTTTCTTGATCAAGGAATCCCTTACTGGCACCCAGACACCATCCAATGGACATGCTTGCACTTCTGGTTCTGCCCCAAGGGAAGCTGTGCGGGACATCCTGAGGAAAACCAAAGAGGAGGCTTCCAACAAAAGCCTGAACAATATTTTCTCTGTTAATTTGGATGAGCGGCTCACAGACTCCATTGCAGATGCCTTATATCCAAAGCTGCATGACGCATTGGAGTCCAAGAGAGAGCTGCAGGCTTCTTATTACAGCTCCCAGATCAGCTGCAGCCTCAGCCCCTTCGAAGTTGAGAGCAGCCTAGAGCTCCAGGAGTTCACTGACCCACTATCTGAGTCAGTATTGTGTCTCCTGGATAGGACATTTGGAGATAAAGCTCAGAACTTAAAGACAGGCGGGGGTGTTTTACAATATGTCACAGACCCAGCCTATAAAAAGCTTTTGATTGGACCCCACACCAACAATGTCAATGTGGTTGTGCACACGATTGCAGTAGAGGAGTTGCCTGTTGAGGGTTGTATTGCGCAAAGTGAGGCCATTCATGGCCTTCACAAGAAGCAAGATTTACCTTCCAGCACCAGTGACAGAGGGAATGAGACCCCGAGCCCTACTAATTGCCTGCTGGAGGGTGTAGTGGGCAAACTGATACGGAAGATGCTATTTCAGGGCCTTGACATCCCTGAGTTACCCATGAACGACAGCCGCTCTGAGAGCTTTAAGCCACAGTATGAACTGATTGCGAAGCTTTGTCCTCTGATGGTAAGGACAATCATGGCTACAACCATAGCCAATCAACAACCTACTATTCAAGAAGCAGTGATGTCTTCCGAGAACATCCATGTGAAAGAGCTGTGTGAGGCAGGTATCAAACCTCTCAAAGAGAACCATGTACCCGATGACTCTGAGACAAACATCATGGTCAGAAGGGCTTTGAGTGAAATTGAATCCTGTATGATTGAGACCTCCGCCAACGACTCTCCCAGTCTACATTCCACACCAGAGGTGGTTGTAGACCTGATCACCAAGCTGCTTCATGGGTATGAACTTCACTCAGAGGACTTTGCATCACCTGTGCCATCCCCAACCACCACTCTCTCTGATGTGGCAATGGACATGGTGGTTTCTGTCCTTCGGGACCTGTCCGATTCCCCAGACGTTACCTCCGCATTGGAAATGACCAAGGATCTCAAGACGCCGTACTCCCGCCCCTCAAGTGCAAGGATTGTaagtgccctctgcagagagctgGAGGAGCACATGGGCTCTCCTGATGCTCTGAGGCGAGCTTTGAGGCGCGGCAGTGGGGAGATGACAACAGCCATTGCGAGTGCAGTCACCAGGGAAGTCAACCGTCTGGGTTCAATCGTACCTAAAGTCTCTGTCCGGCCGCTCTCCTCAGACATCTGCCTAaggacagaccaggacaaggTCACGGTTAAGAGCCGATGTGGCTCGGCTGAGGTGAAGACATCCCAACCGGTGTATATTATTGTTCACGTAGAGGCGGTGATGGATATCATTGTCCGGCTGCGCGCTCTGATTGTTCCTCGGACCCAGGATAAACTGGCCAGCTGGACCCTAGTTGAGGATGTGACCAACAAGCTGTCCAGTGCTCTGTGGGTGAGGGTGACTAACAGGTGGAGGGAAGCAAATGTCTGCCTGAAGGCAACAGACATCTTTCAGTTGGTGCTGTCTGTGCATAGAAAGTTGATGCAACGCTATGGCACAGAGGAAGCCCTACAGAAGATACTGTGCCACAAGGCACCCAAGCTGCACAAGGACATTGTCTGTCTTGTCACGAACGGAATTATGGATGCACCATCCAAACTTCAAGGCACCAAAAATCTGGAATCTACACTCAACTTGAAAGAATTGACAGCCTTGTTTAATGAAATGACAACCCGTCAATCTTTGAATAAGAAAGCTGAGCAGAGCAGCATCAAGACTGAGATTGAACAGCCGGAGTGGTCCACTGTGGATCAAGTGACATCCGGTTCCAGCAGCTTCATTAGGGAGCTTATATTAGAAGAAGTCCTGATGAAGCTTGTCAAGAAGATATGCCGTATGCCAAAAAGGACCAACAAACATCAGCGCATCCAGATCAGTGATCTGGTGACTGAGCTGATCCGATTGTTCGATGATGAGGTGGCCAAATATCTGATTGAGGAAATGGGAAGCCAGCAAAAAAGTTTCAATTCTAAGATGACATCGAAGCTGGCAGATGCCATCTACACTGACCTTGGGAAGGTCAAGCGTTTGAAACGCTCCTTGAAAATTGACGATTTATTTGAGGATCAGGAGATGCTTTCCTTTGTCTCTGACATTGTTTCCCACAAGCTACTGGCCATCTTGAAACCCTCAGTGCCCAACCCATATGACCACGAGACCTCAGACCTTGAAGACTCATGCAGGGATGATGTGGAGGATGCGGAATCTGAGGGGGTGCATTATGCCACCGGCAGAAAG TCCAAGATGAGCATCGTCCTTAAAGACACTACAGACCAGCCAGAGATGTACATTGCTGTGGATTCTCCACCTATGA TTAAATTATCCAAGATGAGGAAAGGCATCCGGGGCTTCTTCTGGGGAGTCCAGAAGGCCTGGAAACGCTTGGTCACCTGCAAGTCCTCTGGGTCCTCTGATGGATAG